TTTGAGCAACTCGCACGTCTCAATGGGTGTCGCAACACGATTACCACCAAACTATATTCCGATCGGAGGTTACCATATTGATCCTGTCGTCAAACCATTGCCGAaggtactttttaaaaaaaacttatttaatgttatctcttttgaaaaaataactaCTATTACACGAGATActgcaaattaattatttgacttcatttcattttattaataagttttcaAAATTCTTACTAATTTTACAAAggcgacatttttttttgtatgaatgtttgttaatctttcacgaaaaaactacaaaGTGGATTTTAACTTTTATCCATTTAACACACAGGCTATATTGAAAAACAGACTGTGTGAATGACTGACTACATACCCCTAAAACATGAGAAAATCGCCTTGGAAAACTAGTATATCATAACTATTATTTTGTCAATAGGATTTACAAAAAATCATAGATGACGCAAAGCATGGATTCATCTACTTTAGCATGGGATCTAATTTGAGAAGTAAACACTTACCCGCCGAAGTGAAGCAGGACTTACTAAACATGTTCGGTGAACTAAAACAAACTGTTCTGTGGAAATTCGAAGAAGATTTGCCCAACCTACCAAgcaatgtacatattttaaaatgggCCCCACAACAAAGCATTTtaggtaaaataattatacattataacaaaaaacaaactgttttagaaaaataattaatacgtatGTTTGCATAGTAATTTTCTTCTAAGAATCAAAACCGTAtcaagataataaatacatgtttagGGCTTTGCGCTACTCCGCCAAATTGCGgttgttccggttcgaagggcgTGTGAGACTGAAGGtacaaaggaaataaaaaagattGATGGCGACAATGTGTGAGGCCGGTGACCACTTCCACCAGTGGACAATTTTCCCGTTTTCTGTccgttttcataaaaaaaaaactcgttatttatattaaaccgGTGTGTGTGTTTTTCCAGCTCACGAAAAATGTCTTCTATTCATCACGCACGGCGGTCTGCTCTCAACAACTGAGTCAATACATTTTGGAGTTCCTACTATCGGTATACCAGTTTTCGGTGATCAATTTATAAATGTGGCTAGAGGTGTGAAAAAAGGTTATGCTAAGAAAGTAGACTTATCATATACGATGGCCAAAGATTTGAAAGTAGCCATTCAAGAAATGATTAATGATTCAAGGTCAGTATGACAAAGTTATGAAATTATCATTCGTGTACTTTATTCATGGATATTTCCTTAATTccttgtttaaaaatacaaaaaactcTCAAGCTAAATATtaagggttttttttatttttcagatacatgaaaaaaattaaggaGTTGTCCTTCATATATCATCACAGAACTGTTTCCCCTGGTCAAGAATTGGTCCACTGGGTGGAACACGTCATAAAGACAGGAGGCGCGCGGCATTTACGCACTCATGCAGCAACGACGCCCTGGTATCAAAAAGTCTACTTGGATCTTGCGATTGTTCTGCTGATTATAATGATCGctacaaaatatttgttcagATATGTGTGTTGTTCGAATGGAAAGAAAGTATCAGCTAATTATATGAAGAAGCAAAATTAACGCAACTTTCCAAGATATAATGTTcgtatttgttaatattgtaaatCGGAGATAAGGCCATAATTGGCTAATTGTGACAAAGGATTACTAAAAGAAGTCTGAAATCGAAGAACTGGTACATAATAAGATcaatatattaatcttattatgCACCAGGAGTTCTTCGCAGTGTATGATCAAATTTTGTCGAATTTATGACAATTTGCAGCTGATCTTATTACCCGCTCgtttcgctgggcattagtcgcagtatcttttttttattttgtaattcatttttataaaggaACAAATCAATAACATGTGAGTCCTAATTAAATtcctaaaaattatttaatttaatattcgtcgTCTATTTCATCTTTTTCGATGCTGTTCGCGATAGGCTTTTTCATGACACCCATACACTTATTCGTCAAGATCACATCTTCTCTTAGTTGAATCCGGAGATAGATGATTcatgaaaatgtttttgttggtgtaatctgGACGTTAAGTTGATTGTACCTTATTATTtatcttgccaccattgcattCAAGATTTAtgtagtaactagttttagttcatatttgtatatatttaagcatttaatgttattaattcttatgttaatgaactatattattatttaaatgtcataattaaaatatttttactatactcTGTAGAAGTTTCAGTCATACCgacacgtcctcttttatccggtttatcaaatatcgatgttattacatttacaactgTGTTTATACTTAGGAACTTACGTCAAAGCATCTCGTCTTGTTTGAGCATATTCGTGCCTATGTCTTAGACTACCAGCGTACAGTAATGGTAGTATTCCTCATTGTCCACAGCAGTTcatttatcattcgatattgtatctcgtaaatgctatatactctttataacagttattaaatacggggtatttagcattttttatttttattccgtggagctcgatatttcgacattatctacgaatgtcttgttcccGAGACtaaagtttgcgggtagatgttgacaATGTTAGAAGTGTCTatatcggactacctcctttctcgtacgtttgctgcgtaaacatcggtcaccactactatagTTTGGTAAggaatacattggtaaagaatattattattcaatggaggattatacagacgataaaagcGTGAAATGAATACTTGTTAACTTTCAGgcagatatattacatacttatataattgtgtttagctgaaataactgtaattttaagtgttgaaaaacAGTGactccggttcttctcggtagaatctacttttcgcaTCGTTGGTAGCTTAGCTTAATATAGttgtcaaatgacgattcaaaagtgcttatgaaagcatacttgaataaagtatattttgatttcatatgTACATTTGTAATGGTGATAAGCCAGGTCTATTTAGTATTTGTTGTTGAATATCAAATGTAATTCCAATGATATCGGATTTCCCTCAGGTCTGAATAAccttgatattaaaatataaattagattatgAGTATGTACTTTTGGCTACAATAGGTATAATTTCAAAGTATTCcttcattttcaaaataatacaaaatataagtacAAGTTAGGGACTGGTTTGAAAATTGTTCTACCGAGGTATGCCGATAAGTACCTAAACTCAATTATGAGCTATGACGcgataaaaatgtaaatctaaTTGACTTATCGATGATAAGATCATAAAGTTATTTGCAAAATTAATCAAGATATCAAACCGCGTATATATGtcgatagattttttttttcttattaaaatgcAATCAAAAGTTGAAAATCGATCAGATGTCAGTTAGCGGCATTTCATTTGTTGTATTACGGCTGTATTGTGACCTATCTACTGGAATATATATCTTTAACTTTAGAAAATTATGATAATTCGAGTAATATTCTGTACTCATATTTTGATTTCGTACCTGAGCAATCGAATTCAGCATTGATGTCAATGGTGAAAGTTCTCCCCGGGGTCTGTCAAGTACGGTCCCTCAAGGGTCTGTCCTTGATCCATTTATCTTCCTCATTTACATAAATGATCTACCGTACGATTTAGATAAAAAGCACaacatagtattgtttgctgataatactttttgCTTACTCCAAATGTTATACGTGTATATCTGATGTACAACAAAATGTTATACTTGTagatctgaaataaaaataaaataaaatattgtgaataTGTATTCGGACCTGAAATAATCACCGGTTACTGTAACCGATCAATACGATCTTTAAGTTTTATAAGAGGGCAATTCGTACGATGTATTCCTTAGGCCTCGAGTTATCGTGTATAATAAGACAATATACTCGAAAAAATGTTTGGGAAACTTCATCAATAACGTTACCCAAAATGTGCATTTATCTTGCTCCGTGTACACAAATGTAGATAGTATAAATGAGATTAGTATAAATGTAGAATAGTAGATATTCCAAAAACTTTTAAGCAATATAAAGATATCACTATTTTACTATTGGAATtggtatagtaaaaaataaaaaagtcgttttattatacataatataaatatttctcctAAATAGCAACTCTGAAGGAAAGCCCCAGTAAAATATtgcttgtataaaataaacaagcgtctttcaaataataatttattataaattgtgagactataataataaatatatacttgcTTGAGTTCGTAGTGCTGAGttcaatataaattgaattgaatcttagttttaaataaaagtaacttaAAACGACCATATAACCACCTTAGAAATTTGagctatacaaaatattaaccataccttacCACCAATGCGCATCCGACTTTTGCAACGaagatattatgttccttgcctctaaaaggctatttgacaatgcgaaaaataaattgtaagttaCTGTAATccgtgtatattatgagtttaaaaatggttatttactagcgaaagttgaaaataatacgtaatttattcaaaaatccctagttaaaaaagcattttttcaaacgtttgtcacgtgacagaaaacgctcctgattggccgggcttatgatgaagtcacttttttgtaaattttgcttttctactatatgtaccacagattaaaatacatttatattttaaatatttaatatgatattttatggcatatatgtactagaaataaaaaaaacaacttttactgggttccttaacttctactaaataatataagacgGATTTTAAAAAGTCAAATAGCCTAATATACCGGCTCACTCAATCTTTCAAAATATCTGATTATTGGGTAGTACTTACCCAAACAGGCTTGCATAACTCTCAACTACCTGATAGGATTTAAATGTCTTATTTAAACTACGAAAGGACTTCGTTAAACAAAATAACCGGGTCATAGTAATATCTTCGTCACGACATAAAAATGCTCAGCACGTAAAGGAATGGCCAAAATGTTCGCGGTGACCgatgaatttatttttcgcgATCATATCATAAAGGCTGCATATTCTCTTCTCAGCTTGTGTTCCTATGAATAGTAAAACATTATTGATCATGTAAGTACAACAAGAAAAAACATTATAAGGcaatcatgttaatttaaattataatgtactgATTGGTGTGATGTTAATAGTTGTATAAAATCCAGCAAAAACGCTTCACAActatataatttcctttttgatatttttcttattttgaaaacaCCACATGTACCCAGTCTACTTTATACATTTACGGATGGCgtatgttgtttattattttgaaaacgtTTTGGAGAttcaacaaatttattattattaatctccatattaataaacaaaccaCACAGCTAGACTGCATTAATCGTGAGCTTATAATTCAACCGAGTTCTAGCTTTAGACTTGTTTATATTAAACACAtagaatatgatttttttttccaaattagATATCTGTTGTGTAAATTGATCTGAGTGCGATTTGAACTATCCCCACACTTCAATTATTCATATGGAgggaaaatatattgattaaactAAAGGAAAAACATCTAAGTTATGAGTCACATATACACAGACATAGCAGTACATTCTAAAAGCACTAGGTACTTGgaaaatggttaatattccttacaataACAATATCTTTAGGCAATGGTACCACacagtgttgggcaaattttaattgcaattaaaattaaagattaacaattaattaattgttaattgttactactacagttaacaattaatcaattgtaattgtggaaaatcacaactaacaattatttaattgttaactgtattagtaacaattaacaattaattaatttttaattgttttgttaattttaattaaaaataacaattaaaaatactgctgtaaaatataaagacttgagcgaaaacgacgacttgaaatgtttttgttttatacctacgctgaagaaatatttatcaatgcaactttatattatataatataaaaataaacactttttttctgtggaaagagacatttagaaaaaataagcttaaaacttagagtctttgaccacatttttattcgtctgaagtctaatacttatagcttaattttcctaaaaatttactaattacattttgatgtataaagttaattgttagttttaattgttttataaaacaactaaaaaagttaattgcaattattttaattgtaagttgcaattgacatacgttaatcaaattaatttaattgcaaggtgcaattaaaagtgtaattgcgattaatttaattgtaattaatttaattgcaattacttttttagtcaattaataaaataattaacaattgcttgattaatgcccaacactggTACCACATAGTATCAAGTGTTCACCTGCTAgtctgaataataaattataaaaaaatgactcCTAAGTTGCATGGACCTTTgcttgaatattaataaataataatagtaaatatttaaatgggtTTTAACAAAATACACATAATTTAACATGTAAgccttatataataaaaaaaagaattatttgtGGAATAAGAAGACAGTTttgataatattactttttaatttcaagacCTCTGACTCCATACTATGTTATACAAATGTAGGACTTAATTTAGTACTGATACTAAAATTTAGTTACAGTAATTCTATATCTAAGAATGCCAGCCATCTAACTAAGAATGTTATGCCAGCTAGAcacagcgtgggtcacttgggataaaagttcatttgaaaaatcaatcaactattaatttgattaattgatctaatttaaaattattactgccggttaaattattttatatatttaatagtatagtACACCATTCGCTAGGCAGGTGCAaactaattttttattaaaataaaagttggtACATCACCGAACTTCCAATCACATTTCGAAGACTAATAGTTAAGGGAACAGGCATGCGGTCCTTGGAGAAGCACCATCAGCTATCTGGACACACTGGACCACGAAAATGCAGCCGTCCACAATTAATACTTAACTTAAGATATCAAATCAATATGATGGGTATAAAAAaactcctgtaatacgaaatatacctACAGgtttaataataagttaataccCAAAACCTTGAACGAGGGATGTAACGAATGATTTACCTTCTGGAGTTTTAAAGTCCTGCTTACTTTAAATGACTATTTCAGCTCCGGAGTAACATTCCTATGGGTCAAAAAACACTGTAAACTACAAATAAAACATGATTACGACTTTTCAAAATGCAAATCAACGCATTTAGGCAAAAACAAGAATAAGCAAAAataagacttacaattttttaaggTCGGTAGACGCAGGTTGTATAAAGTTTTACACACTTCGAAACTTGATTAGTGATACATTCTGAAAAGATATTTGCTATTAacgtactaaaataataatcacaatttAGGTTACTCAACTATTAAGGTAGGTAACTCACCGTAATATTCGGTATATCGAGTTTAAAGTTTGTAAACGAAAGTTCTTGAAACTTTGAAAGGTTGAGTGTGGCCAGTATCACTGccaaaaatactaaattaaataggaattttaaaatccatatttaaatttatgaaataattatggaataattattttatttaataaaagcaaattaTAAGCCAAAAGAAATCGGTCATAATAAATTACTGTAATTTTAATGCGAATACTTACCATTATTGAGGATAATACGTAATAAATTGATCTGAAACGATGCAGAATGATTTCCACACTAATTAAGTAAacgaattataaattttaagaaaatgccGATGCAATGCTTTAGACAAGCAACACCgacatatacaacaacagcagtCAACCAAAATTAcatgccactgctgggcttgatggcctctccccttgaggagaaattttggaacatattccaccacgctatttcaatgcgggttggtgaaatacacatgacagaatttctatgaaataagacacatgcaggtttcctcatgtttCCTCCACcgccaagctcgagatgaattaggtataaacacaaattaagcacatgaatattcagtggcgatTGGTATACCAATATATGGAAAGTAGAAACTCGGTTCACAGCACGGATTCAAGTGAATTGACacttttattacgttttaaatatttttttttaaattataaacatatttttaatgccTAATTTTAACTGGTACATTACGTTCAAAATGTGATTATTAAATCACCAAAGATGTTAGACATCTTAAACGTGACTTCTCCAGTACCCGGTTAGCTGACTTAATGTCCGAAAATATTTACTCGTATATGAAGTACGGACAAAATGACttggtgttttgttttttaaccatacttttttatttaattgtattaaaataagtctCAATCGGACAAAATGACATACTAATTATTAAGAacgatttatttgtaaataaaacgacaTGAATAGTTTGGTTTTCTTTGAGACATCAGCACACGACGCCACTCCAAAGGAAACAAGAAATACATCATAACCAAAGTCCTATTTCTTCTCGGAGAGCCTTTAAGTAATTCTTGTCCAGCACGTTTCATGTCCTTGTTCAAAGGGTGATCGAAAGCATTTTTTTGGCTAGTTCAAAGGCAAACTCTCGAAGTGATGTACGCGTTAAACCAAAAAGTCGTGTTTCTAAAAACTTTATGTGTTCCACTAATTTATTCTCAATTTCGGaatgaatatgaaatttatgACAATATGACATGATATGTCATTTTGTCCATTGTATATGTGTGTAAACCGAGGGAAATGTTACATTGCCATTATGTGAACGCTAACCTGAGAgttgagatagcccagtggttagaacgcgtgcatcttaaccgatgattgcggattcaaacccaggtaagcaccgctgattcatgtgcttaatttgtctttataattcatctcgtgctcagcggtgaagggaaacatcgtgagaaaacctgcatatgacaaatttcatagaaattctgccatatgtgtattccactaacacgcattggaacagcgtggtgaatatgttctaagccttctcctcaaagggagaggaggcctttagcccagctgtgggaatttacaaactgttgttgttgaacgCTAACCTCGTTCACCTACAACAACAACCGCCGCTGCCTGTGGGAACTTCACGTACGCAGCGTTTGCCGTCACCGAACATTAACTTATGAATTCACCGCTATGCTATATGGTTTGTCTTCGCACCTCGGACTTTcactaaaataatgaaaatagtcTTTAGACAACTAAGGTATCACGGTGTTCAGTCTATACCTATCTGCCTGACATTCTTTGCCTTGGCAAAACGTACAgtgaatatgttttaattatccAAGAAACTATAAAAATGCTTAggctttgttattaattatgataaaagcTGCTTAATGCCTCCAGAATGTTGTAAATTTTTGGGGTTCCATCTGTATGATAATATCACTTTCTTTAGATAAACGATTAAAATACTGCACCGAGTACAAAAATTCACTCGTTTAAAGGTCTGTACTGTTCATCACGTAATCGTATTATCATAGTTTTTGTTGATTCATCCTGACATTTCGGATTAGTAGTTACGAAGGTAACCGTGACTTGCTTTATTGCTTACTACTGTATTAAATAATAGCCTCACATCGATAACATCGTATCAATTGACTGATAAAATAAGATCTCAAAACAAataaccataaatatataaaaccgaATGGTGTGAACATTAGTCAAATGTATATTGTGtagttgtgttttgtttttaaataaacagaagaTTTTAGTTGAATCAATAGTGTgagaatcattaaaaataacattgtgtAATTTAGTGTAAgtgtaaatattaatgaaaagttATTTAACTAAATCTTAATAACGGTATGtttacatatagtaaaaaatatgatgtatatttattgattatttatgtaGGAACAGTGAGAGTGACATTCATACATTTGTAGCACCAGGTTTCCGTCTCCGCATAGTCGATTGAATCAAGATTGTCCAAGAACACGATTCTCATCGATTTGATTCAAACCAGGGATGGATAGGGATACGGAATACGGATATATGATTAACATTTTACCGGTTTCAAATACTATTTCTGATTATCTGATCGTTTCGGATACCTTCAGTTAGGaatattagattatttagaaaattaaaaagatatacttaaattatactaatttaacattattacttAGTGCTTCTTAGCAttaggtttaaaataaaaaaaaatagattttatatataaaaatagctaGTGTAATTTCAgaagttcgggatggccaaaataattttatcattttacaataatGCTCCAATCTCTTTATCTTTTGTTATATTGCTACGCTATCGTCCCATTGTTTTCTAATAATTCAATATAGTCGTAGTGGTAATGCCACACtccatacctctcggttgcagtcgaatgttCCGGCACGCCCGGGAACGTACTCCTCTCTcccttaaaatcggcgtaaagggGTAGCTATGCTAACGCGTTTCGCCCTGTAAGTGGAAGTTCCGGAGACCCGATCCCTCTCCTCCAAAACATGgctgtgcagaatttggtgacattaccccaggagggtaccattagcgactgcggtggagaatccctctttCATTCCGTGCAGCAgtagactccatccgcagagtaAATTACGAGTATtttgggcgatttcaatgcccatcatacagagtggcttagatcacgcaccactgattaTGCGGAGATCTGTTCTCAACTTCGCTTTGGCATATGATTTAACACagctggtcacctcgccaactcGAATACccgacgtggaggatcatacaccttccctgttggaccttgtGCTGACTTCTCTACGCGTTGAACTTGACTCTGGATGACCGaagaaagtcaccaccatcaatcccgcgatgatACGACGATGctggaggttaaatttcggcaaagtgcagttcggaaagttCTTTCCTTgaacattcacaagtcgagtggacccgatggcatacCTCCAATcatgctacggacatgtgctccagAGTTGGTTctggtcttaacgcgtcttttccggcaatcctacgcattaggcgtcatCCCAAACTCtcggaagactgctttggtgcatccgatccctaaaaaaggcaaccgctcagacccgttcaattataggcctatagccatcaccgcCTTGTTCTCCGAGATAATGGAGTCcattataaactgccagctgcGGTATCTaggctgattagcgaccgccagtacggtttccgacggggtcggtcggccggtgatcttctagcttaccttactcataggggcagaagcagttgagagcatgggtgaggcattagcagccagcttggaagtagcgaaggccttcgatcgcgtgtaGCACAAAGCgattctttcgaagcttccctCCTATGAGCTTCCCGGAAAATTATGTAATTGGATTTCCAGCTTTTTGGCatatcggagcatcaaggtttTTGTCGGCGGtacatgctctgacttaaaattcgtcgaTACTGGTGTTCCACGAGGCTGCGTTATATCACCCACTCTgtatcttctgcatatcaatgatttgttgcaaatcgggaacattcactGCTTTGCAGACGACGGTACCATTGACACAATATTGGCATAGCATTATGTTgttatcatatataatacatgtatgtcGTGCATGTTGTATCTCTGGTTTCAATGGCCTATTCGGCCTgaacaaatttcatattttactaAGAAATTTCTTGACTGGAATATCTTAAACTTGTTctgtaaaaatactttaaaagttaATGATGCGGTCCAGTGACTCAATTACGTAATTAACCAAGAGCTGTCCTTCTTTACCACGCTGCAAAGAACACTAACGACTTTTTgtactttatttgtgtttataatgaatCACACAATTTTAAAGAATATGGATCttgcgctcggcggtgaaagtaAACATTTTGAGAAAACCGGCTtatatctaatttcaacaaaattcacCCACGTTTGAATCCGCCAACCAGCGTTCCCAGCCTTCTCAATGGGAGAAgaggttttagcccagcaatgggaaaattacaggctgtacaAGTGTACATATTGTGCATGTTGTGGTTAATCTACATTGGAGTTGCTTAAGCGATGAGCCCGCCTCTTGTGCATCTTTCGAACTACGTGATAAACTTTGTTTActtgtgtacaataaagagtattttgatttgatttaaactcCGAGATCTCTTCGAAAGGAAACAACGTCTCGCCCAGTAGTGGAACCATTacattctttctttttttttacagaaaatgTCGAAATGGGCGTTATTCTTGGTGTCAGTTCTATCTTCGCTATATTTATCGAATGCATACAAAATCCTAGTTGCATGTCCATTGCCAGGAAAGAGTCATTCGATTTTAGCGGAAGGGATGCTGAATCACTTATCTCGAGCTGGCCATGAGGTATGACGAAAGCCTTTTAATTTGCTTTACAcgatataattcataataaggtttttttttatcattacaaaatataacatagaGTCGCCTACTGCTTTCTGTTGATATGtttacttaaatctttaaaatgacgcaacggattttgataggttttttttaagtgaTAGAGTGATTAGAtaagaaagtttttgtatataataaaataaatttataaatatataataaattttttaatacgtggacaatatagtaaagaatcactgatcattttagaagtttctaatatgatgtcgtagtattgcacccgtgcgaagccgggccgggtcaATAGTTCCTTTATAATAAGTGAAATTTAATCTTTGTTTTTTGTCCCTTTATGCGTTCCTTTGGCAATCATCCGATTGTGGCAGGAACCATATGAATCAAACCTCAATATAGCCGTTGAATGTATATAACCGAAGCTAGGCTAGACGCTTATAAATGTGGCGACTTAAGATATTTTCATATTcacgatttaattattatttttcatattcatttaagGTGACATATATAACAGCCATCGTTCCGGACAAACCTATTAATGGAGTGACTGTTGTAGACATAAGTGAATATCTAAAATTGCCAAGTAAGTAATTCAAGATCACAATGATGAAGATTAAGACTGCTTCCATTAATAACTTGATCTAAAGCTATCAATAATTAAGTAAGCGTTATTGCAAATATTTCCTAAGAAATCACTGACTTGTAATAAAACACAACTGAAACAAACCTTAAAATAGAGCTGGGAGACAGAACAACACATGCATATCCAATATATGTCGAAAGTATTCAAGTTATTAACAGAAACCTATCAAATACACACAATTTTCTATCAAAAACCGATTCAAGATACTGTAGCTGTAACTGCACTTACAGATAGTAACTCAAACTTTTTATTCGTTAAAGAAACTTGTACTAATAGCCCTCGATACTTTTCTTTTAGCTAATATGATGAATTTGAAATCAATAATGGATAAAACACATAAAACAGATATATTAACTGTTTTACCTTCTCTGGTGAATATGAGTAGAAACGCAATAAATAATGTCCCCGTGCAAACATTTTTATCAGATAAAACCCAACAATTTGACGCCGTTATTGCGGACTGGatgtttaatgaaatttatg
The genomic region above belongs to Vanessa cardui chromosome 21, ilVanCard2.1, whole genome shotgun sequence and contains:
- the LOC124538969 gene encoding UDP-glucosyltransferase 2-like isoform X1, which encodes MNSIKITVSQVRFLYFTRWEVISHRIAMSKWPLFLMSVVSTLYLSNAYKILLVSPLPGKSHSILGEGVLNHLARAGHEVTYVASIVPDKPMKGVTVIDINGHVKLHTHLMNLKSIMDKTHRADLLTVLPSMVNMSRNVTNNDAVQKLLADKTQQFDVVIAEWMLNEVYAGFSGVFNCPLIWFSSVEPHWMVLQLVDEVPNPAYTVDISSGNVPPLTFSQRLKELSLQIFGKLIKTFYIDGIDQEIYEKHFVPHIRNRGYPVPPFEELRYNASLVLSNSHVSMGVATRLPPNYIPIGGYHIDPVVKPLPKDLQKIIDDAKHGFIYFSMGSNLRSKHLPAEVKQDLLNMFGELKQTVLWKFEEDLPNLPSNVHILKWAPQQSILAHEKCLLFITHGGLLSTTESIHFGVPTIGIPVFGDQFINVARGVKKGYAKKVDLSYTMAKDLKVAIQEMINDSRYMKKIKELSFIYHHRTVSPGQELVHWVEHVIKTGGARHLRTHAATTPWYQKVYLDLAIVLLIIMIATKYLFRYVCCSNGKKVSANYMKKQN
- the LOC124538969 gene encoding UDP-glucosyltransferase 2-like isoform X2, which translates into the protein MSKWPLFLMSVVSTLYLSNAYKILLVSPLPGKSHSILGEGVLNHLARAGHEVTYVASIVPDKPMKGVTVIDINGHVKLHTHLMNLKSIMDKTHRADLLTVLPSMVNMSRNVTNNDAVQKLLADKTQQFDVVIAEWMLNEVYAGFSGVFNCPLIWFSSVEPHWMVLQLVDEVPNPAYTVDISSGNVPPLTFSQRLKELSLQIFGKLIKTFYIDGIDQEIYEKHFVPHIRNRGYPVPPFEELRYNASLVLSNSHVSMGVATRLPPNYIPIGGYHIDPVVKPLPKDLQKIIDDAKHGFIYFSMGSNLRSKHLPAEVKQDLLNMFGELKQTVLWKFEEDLPNLPSNVHILKWAPQQSILAHEKCLLFITHGGLLSTTESIHFGVPTIGIPVFGDQFINVARGVKKGYAKKVDLSYTMAKDLKVAIQEMINDSRYMKKIKELSFIYHHRTVSPGQELVHWVEHVIKTGGARHLRTHAATTPWYQKVYLDLAIVLLIIMIATKYLFRYVCCSNGKKVSANYMKKQN